TTGTTCCGGGAAACTGGTCGGAAAGGGCTCGGGCCGCCACAGACGGGGAAACTTCAAGCGTTTGATTTGCATCGAGATCCCTAAGGCTGAACCTAAGCCGATGAATCCGGCCGACCCGCAGGGCATTCTGCAAACACGATAAAGCCCGCGGCAATAACATGCATTACAGGTGCATCTTATTGCGCAGCATACGCATGTCAAGCCGTTCCGGAACGGATCGCGGAGAAATCCGCGATCCACGTTCCTCAAACCGGATAGACCAGCAGCTCCTGGCCGGGTTTGAGGCGGCTGCTGGGCGTCAGGCCGTTCCAGCCGGCCAGAGCCGTTTCGGAAACCCCGACACGCTTGGCGATAACTGCAAGCGTTTCCCCTTTTTTCACCACGACGGTCTTCGCCGACACCAGTTCCGCCCCCTCGAGGCTGGCGGCCATGGCCTGTGCGTTCTTCAGCGGGAGCATCAGGCCGTATTTGCGCTGCGGTGCGTCATGGATGGATTTCAGCGCCGGGTTCAGCAGCTTGAACACCGGCTCGGGCAGACCGGCGGCGCTGCCGACGTCGGCCGGGCGGATACCGGGCTCGATCTCCACCCGCGCCAGGGCCGGCGTGCCCGGCACCGGTTCGAGCTTGAGGCCATAGCGGTCGGGGCCTGCCAGGATGCGCGACAGCGCAAGAATTTTCGGCACGTAGCCACGGGTCTCGGGCGGTAAGGGCAGACTCCAGAAATCGGTACCGCGGCCCGCCGCGCGGTTGCTCGCGATCGCATGCTGCACTGCGCCCTCCCCCGCGTTGTAGGCGGCCAGGGCCAGCAGCCAGTCGCCCTGGAACCGACTGTGCAGATGCTTCAGATAAGACAAGGCGGCGCCAGTGGAAGCGTGAATGTCATAGCGGCCATCGTAGTCCGCCGCCATCTCCACGCCGAAACGCTGGCCCGTGGCGGGAATCAGTTGCCAAAGACCGGCGGCCGTCTTCGCCGAAAGCGCGCTCGGGTCGCATGCGCTCTCCACCATCGGCACCAGCACCAGATCCAGCGGCAACCCCCGCCGCTCGACCTCGCCGACCAAATAATGCAGAAACGGCTCGGCCCGCTTGGCCAGGCCCCGAACCCGCGCCGGCCTGTCCCGAAGCCCCGCCAGCTCCGTTTCCACCGATTCATGGTTCCAGCGGGCGAGTTCGAGACGCTCCCTGACGTAATGCCACAAGCCGTTCTTGTGGGTCTTGGGCGGACCGACGGGAATCACCCGGATGCCCTTGCCCGACAAACGCTGGACCGGCTCGGGCACCGCGTTCTCCGGCGCCATCGCCGTCTGAACCGGGACGGCGTCGGACTCCAGCGACCTGAAGTAGTCCGCCAACAGGGTTTCGATCAGGTCCCCGTCGGCGGACGAATTCAGGCGCGGAATACGGTCGTCACCGGCATCGGCGTCCTCAGCCTCTTCGGCTTCGCTCGTGTCCTCCAACATGGCCAGCCGGAAAGGCGTTTCGGCGCATCCGGCAAGCAGAGACAGCATCACGGCGGCGATCGTGAATCGTGGCAAGCTCATTTCCAGCGGTCCTGTTGTGGTCTGGACGAGATTCGGCACTCATAACGTATAGCAGCGAAGTGGCACCTTTTCAAAAAATCCAAGCCACGGATTCTTGTTGCAAGCGCCGTGGCCATGCCATCATCCGGCGGGCGCGCTCGCACGGCTTGGACACCGCGCAGGACGAGCGCCGCGGTTCACCATCATCCACGTGGAGGAGAACGACCATGCCTAGAAGAACGATGAGCCTCATCCTGTCCGCCGCCCTCGGCGCCGCTGTCAGCTGCCCTGTGCAGGCAAGCGAGGAACTCGCCAAAGCCAAAAATTGCGTCATGTGCCATTCTGTCGACAAGAAAATCCTGGGGCCCGCATTCAAGGATGTCGCCCAAAAATACGCCGGCCAGCAAGGCGCCGACGCCAAGCTCGCAGAGAAAGTGATGAAGGGAGGCTCGGGCGCCTGGGGAACCATGGCGATGCCCCCAAACCCTCAGGTCAGCGAAGCGGAAGCGAAACAGCTGGTGCAGTGGATTCTGAACCTGAAATAGGGCCGATCCGGAATGAGGTTGTGAAAAATCCCCTTGGCGAAAAATCTGGATGCTTAAAACTCAACGGGTCAAACCTCTGTGAATCCCTCGGCAGCGCCGGGGGATTCACCTCGGCTCAGAAATTAAACTAAGGTCACCGGGTTGCCCGTTGCAACGGTTGGTTATCCCTTTTTCGCCTCGGCGATTAGGATAGTTGTTAAAACGGATAACGTCCCGCGTTCAGCGCCCCCCCACGGAACCCGAAAACACCAAGTCGCTCCGTGGCGCGGGTGCGCTGGAACGAGTAGTTAGGCCGCACTATGCAAGGCAATGAGCTCACTTCGACACGCCTCACTAAATACCTTAAGCGGATCGTTGGCATGGGATAGCGCAACAGCGCGGATCTCTTCTGGTGACAAATTGGATCTGTAGTATTGCTCGACGACGCGCTCTAAGGCTTGGCTCGCAGCAGCCACTACTTTGTCGGAAGAACGGAGCCTGATACGATTGAGCAGCGAATATACCTGAAATAGCTTCGCCGATTCTTCGAGGTTGTGATCTAATGCATCAACCGCGAGTTTGGAACTCTCCGCAATGAATTCTGAATAGAGGAGTTCCCGCTGCCTAATTTCAGCGCTGACCAGTTCTCGTCTACCTTGGTACCTTTGAGTAATCCATGCGGTTGCAATTGTTGCCGATCCGCCCACGAGTGACCCCAGAATAGCAGAAAGCGCGCTGACGATTGCCGGGTCCATTGCGATGCCCTTTTGTTGTTGCCTTTCACGGTAGGAACGCCAGTTACCCGGCGCCCCCAGCACAGACCCGGACGTGCAGTTTTCCCGCATCCGGTTCCTCGATTGTACTCGCTTGCGCGTCGAGCAAAGCCATTATGCAAATACCCTATGCCACCGCTTGGGCTCGTTGATCGCCGGGCGCGCTAATCCCCGTCGCTCCAGCGCTCGCGTGAACGAATCTCCATCGTCCCCGCGGGCTGGGATTTCCGCTTAGTTCCATGTCCGGGTTTCCCCTTGCGAGCCTCAATAGCGGCTTTTCCTTCGCGTGCTGTCCCCACGGCGGGAACCTCCTGGGGCTTCCCGAGTTCTACGGCATCTCTCTTCCCACATGCTACAGCCGGAGGACTCCGGCGGACCTTCGACGCGCTCGCCATTCCGGGGGTCTCTCGTGTTGCCTTCGGTGTTCGTTAATACCCTCGGCGTCCGCAACACACTCATCTCGAAGCTGTACCAGCACTTCGGGGCGCGCGCCGCCCCGACGGCCCATGGAACTCCCTGTCTACGCTTAGCCCGCCTTGTTCGCCGCCTTCCGGCGGCTCCACCACGGACCCAAGACTCGGTACGGCTGGGTGGCTGACCCTTGCCCGGCGGGGACTTCCACCCCGCAAGAAATGCCGAGCTTCGCTCGGTGCGATAACGACTGTGTTCAGCGGAAGCCCCGCCCCCGCGGAAACATCGAATCCCCGGAAAAATAGACGGCGGGGTTTTCCGCTGCAACAGCTTGTTAGGCCCGATGAATGCCAGCGATATACCGGCCTTCATGGGTCCAATTACTACGCAGGCTGGCCTAATCTTTCAATATAATGGCGTAATAGCCGGGCTGTCTCAGTTTGTGGCAAAGCAGACAAATCGCCGCCAACGGTCAAGTCCATACGATAAATGCCATTTTCGTATATCCCTACCGCACCAAGCCTACGTAGCCAGCCAATCATAACCGTGTTTTCTGGAAGAACAAAGGCTCGAAGAACATTAATTCCTTTTGTTTGCCCTTTCAGATAAAGAATAGCCATTAGGATTGTCCCCAGACCCCGTTTCTGATAACCATCGATAATCACTACCGCAAATTCGGCAATAGTGGGTTGATCCTGAATTCGGATAAAACGCGCTATACCTAGGCCCGGATGTTCAGGCGTATCATGGGCTAGCGCGATCCATGCAACATGATTATGTTGATCGACTTCTGTAAAATAGTGCAATAGAGTATCTGATAGTTTGGAAATAGGCGTGAAGAAGCGGAAACGGCGCGATCGCACGGATAAAGAAGACATTCCATTTTGTATGGTTTCACGATCATCCTGCCTAACTGGTCTAAAATCAACTAACTCGCCATCCTGCAATGCCAGGGTAAATTCATTGTCAGCATCTAAACATTTATGATTCATAGATCTTCACAATATCTACCGGGGCGATGCCGCCCCGCCTAACAATTGATTGAATGGTTTCGTATAGCTTCCGGCCATTCTTATCACGCCGCCTGCCGCTTGACAACACGCATTGAATTCCCTGGTCTATCTTTCTGTCTATCCTCCCTCTAAATCTGGATAAACTGATTTGGATTGCATGACATGCTGGTCCTTCCAACCAGCCTGATCCTTCTCCACGAGACCCTGCTGGCGCAACATGGCGTCCTTGCGCCACAGCGCCCCGTACCACGTTAAACGACGCCGTTAAATTAAGCCGTCATTCCGGCACGGATTGCCTGACCTATCCGCCGGAAGCGGATCGGCACCGCCGCGCAGGGTGCCGGGCAGGACTGCCTGACATGGATCCAGGGCACCGGGATGTGTTAGGCCTTGACCATCCTTTGTTCCTGGACCCCGGCATTCCCTGCCGGGGTGACGGCCTGGATTTTTCCCGACGGCGGTCAGGCCCCGTTGAGATGCCGGAACTACGATCCGGAAAGGTACGGCTGCCATCCGCCCGTTTTCCTCAGGCCGCGGCCGGCGACATAGCGACCGTCGCCCGATATTGCGATAATCGGCCCACTTCCTGCCTGCTCCGCGCCTGAACCTGTCTGCATGTCCAAGGAACCCGAACCGGGCCGAAAACTGAGCATCGAAAGCCGGGGGGATGCCCTGATCCTCGCTCTGAGCGGCGACTGGACGCGCGAGGGCATTGGGGACGGCGATGTCGGACTCGCCGACATCTTCGAACAAATTCCCGAATCCGCGACGGTATCCTTCCGGACCGACGCCCTGGCGACTTGGGACAGCACGCTCCTCACCTTCCTGATGCGGATCGTCGATACCTGCCGCAAACGCAGTATCGCCGTTGTGCCGGACGGCCTGCCCTCCGGCGTGCAAGGGTTGCTGAAACTGGCTTACGCGGTGCCCGAGCGCCAGGACGCGCGCCGGACCGAGGCCAATCCCGGCTTTCTGGAAGGCGTGGGTCTGCGCGCCCTGACGGTCTGGCACTTGGCAGGCAGCCTGCTCGGCTTCATCGGCGAGGCCTCGCTCAGCGTTCTCCGCCTGTTCGGCGGGCGCGCACGATTTCGACGGGTCGATTTCTGGCTGTTCGTGGAAGAGGCCGGTGCACGGGCGCTGCCGATCGTGACGCTCATCAGCCTGCTGGTGGGCATGATCCTGGCGTTCGTGGGCGCGCACCAGTTGTCGATGTTCGGTGCCGAGATTTACATCGCCGGCGCCGTCGGCATCGGCATGGTGCGCGAGATGGGGGCCATGATGACGGCCATCATCATGGCCGGCCGCACCGGCGCCGCCTATGCAGCGCAGATCGGCACGATGCAGGTCAACCAGGAAATCGACGCGCTCAAGACCATGGGCATCAACCCCATGGATTTCCTGGTGCTGCCGCGCATGCTGGCCCTCGTCCTCATGATGCCAGTCCTGTGCATCTACGCCGACATCATGGGCATCGCCGGCGGCGCGCTGGTGGGGATCAGCACTTACGGCATTTCCCGCTCGGAGTTCCTGAACGAGCTGCAGAAGTTTGTCCATTTCGGCGACATCGCGGTGGGCCTCTTCAAGTGCACGGTGTTCGGCGTGCTGGTCGCGCTGGCGGGCTGCCTGCGCGGCATGGAATGCGGGCGGAGTTCCGCCGCCGTCGGCCTGGCCACGACCTCGGCGGTGGTTACGGCGATCACGCTGATCGTGGCATCCGATGCGGTCATGACGGTGGTCACGACCATCCTTAGACTTTGAGACAAAGCCGGTCCATGGCGAAACCCCATATTCGCGTCACCGGCCTGACCCTGGCCTATGGCGACTTCGTCATCCAGCGGGACCTGCACTTCACGGTCAACCGCGGCGACGTGTTCATCATTATGGGCGGCAGCGGCTGCGGCAAGAGCACGCTGCTGCGGCACATGATCGGCCTGCAAAAGCCGGCCGCCGGCCATGTTTATTATGACGGCCAGGGACTGTGGGACGTCTCCGACGCCGAGCGGGCTCGGCTGATGCGGCACTTCGGCGTGCTCTACCAGAGCGGCGCTCTGTGGAGTTCGATGACCCTGGCGGAAAACGTCGCGCTGCCCCTGGCCGAATACACCCGGCTCGGCCCGGCCGAAATCCGCGAACTGGTTTCGCTCAAGCTGGCCCTGGTCGGGCTGGCCGGCTTCGAAGACTACTACCCTTCGGAAATCAGCGGCGGCATGCAGAAGCGGGCCGGCCTGGCGCGCGCCATGGCGCTGGACCCGGAAATCCTGTTCTTCGACGAGCCTTCCGCCGGTCTCGACCCGGTCAGTGCCAAACTGCTGGACGATCTGATCCTGCACCTGCGCGACAGCCTGGGCAGCACGGTCGTCGTGGTCACCCACGAACTGGCTTCCATCTTCGCCATCGGCAACAATTCCGTTTTCCTCGATGCCGAATCGCATACCATGATCGCCTCGGGCGATCCGCGTAAACTGTTGGCCGAGAGCGACGATCCGCGGGTGCTGGCGTTCCTGACCCGCGGCGAAGCCCAAAGCACGGCCGGTACAACGTCCGAACAAGAAACCCAGGCAGGTCCATGGTATTCCGATGAACAAGGCTAATCCCACCCTGATCGGCGGCTTCGTGGTGGGCGGCA
This portion of the Methylococcus mesophilus genome encodes:
- a CDS encoding transglycosylase SLT domain-containing protein, whose amino-acid sequence is MSLPRFTIAAVMLSLLAGCAETPFRLAMLEDTSEAEEAEDADAGDDRIPRLNSSADGDLIETLLADYFRSLESDAVPVQTAMAPENAVPEPVQRLSGKGIRVIPVGPPKTHKNGLWHYVRERLELARWNHESVETELAGLRDRPARVRGLAKRAEPFLHYLVGEVERRGLPLDLVLVPMVESACDPSALSAKTAAGLWQLIPATGQRFGVEMAADYDGRYDIHASTGAALSYLKHLHSRFQGDWLLALAAYNAGEGAVQHAIASNRAAGRGTDFWSLPLPPETRGYVPKILALSRILAGPDRYGLKLEPVPGTPALARVEIEPGIRPADVGSAAGLPEPVFKLLNPALKSIHDAPQRKYGLMLPLKNAQAMAASLEGAELVSAKTVVVKKGETLAVIAKRVGVSETALAGWNGLTPSSRLKPGQELLVYPV
- a CDS encoding c-type cytochrome yields the protein MSLILSAALGAAVSCPVQASEELAKAKNCVMCHSVDKKILGPAFKDVAQKYAGQQGADAKLAEKVMKGGSGAWGTMAMPPNPQVSEAEAKQLVQWILNLK
- a CDS encoding ABC transporter permease: MSKEPEPGRKLSIESRGDALILALSGDWTREGIGDGDVGLADIFEQIPESATVSFRTDALATWDSTLLTFLMRIVDTCRKRSIAVVPDGLPSGVQGLLKLAYAVPERQDARRTEANPGFLEGVGLRALTVWHLAGSLLGFIGEASLSVLRLFGGRARFRRVDFWLFVEEAGARALPIVTLISLLVGMILAFVGAHQLSMFGAEIYIAGAVGIGMVREMGAMMTAIIMAGRTGAAYAAQIGTMQVNQEIDALKTMGINPMDFLVLPRMLALVLMMPVLCIYADIMGIAGGALVGISTYGISRSEFLNELQKFVHFGDIAVGLFKCTVFGVLVALAGCLRGMECGRSSAAVGLATTSAVVTAITLIVASDAVMTVVTTILRL
- a CDS encoding ABC transporter ATP-binding protein; protein product: MAKPHIRVTGLTLAYGDFVIQRDLHFTVNRGDVFIIMGGSGCGKSTLLRHMIGLQKPAAGHVYYDGQGLWDVSDAERARLMRHFGVLYQSGALWSSMTLAENVALPLAEYTRLGPAEIRELVSLKLALVGLAGFEDYYPSEISGGMQKRAGLARAMALDPEILFFDEPSAGLDPVSAKLLDDLILHLRDSLGSTVVVVTHELASIFAIGNNSVFLDAESHTMIASGDPRKLLAESDDPRVLAFLTRGEAQSTAGTTSEQETQAGPWYSDEQG
- a CDS encoding GNAT family N-acetyltransferase, encoding MNHKCLDADNEFTLALQDGELVDFRPVRQDDRETIQNGMSSLSVRSRRFRFFTPISKLSDTLLHYFTEVDQHNHVAWIALAHDTPEHPGLGIARFIRIQDQPTIAEFAVVIIDGYQKRGLGTILMAILYLKGQTKGINVLRAFVLPENTVMIGWLRRLGAVGIYENGIYRMDLTVGGDLSALPQTETARLLRHYIERLGQPA